CCCAACATTTATCTTAATTTATCAGATTTTATTTAACCCAACAGTAACTAAACATTCGCAGTTAACCAAATGGATCTAACCTATTTTCAGCCAATCAAAAATAGTGCGAAATGGCCAGATAGCGGGCACGAATATGCTCAATAAGTAGTTTAACCTTATTGGGAGGTTGTCTGGTAAAAGGATAAACCGCATATATGCCGAGCCGCTTACCTACCTGTTCCGGAAACAGGTCAACCAACTGCCCGTTACGGAAATCATGATAAACAAGGCAACGGGGAACGTAAGCAATTCCGTGCCCACCGAGGGCTGCTTTTCTGAGCGCTGTTGCGTTATCAGTAGAAAACGAACCTGAAACACGGACAATGTAGTTTCCATCGCTTCCTTTAAACTCCCACTCGCTGGCTCCGGTGGTCTGGTAGGCGTATTGCAGGCAGTTATGCTGAGCAAGATGTTGTGGATCCGTCGGTTTACCATTGCGGGCAATGTAAGAAGGTGAAGCACATACAACCCATTGAGAGTCGAGAATATGACGGGCAATTAAGCTTGAATCTTCAAGGTAGCCAGTCCGGATAACAAGATCGTATCCACCCTCTACCAAATCGACGAAGCGATTATCAAGAGACATATCGACCGATAAACCCGGGTGCATATTACAAAACTCGGCAACCGCATCAGCAAGAATCAGATCTCCTGAGATTGTCGGCACCGACATTTTGATATTTCCGCTGACACTCTCACCAAAACCTGCAACTGCGTCCATAGCCTCCTGTGTAGATTGCTTCACATTTTTGGCACCATTCGTTAACACCTTACCCGCTTCTGTTAACGTTAATTTACGCGTTGTCCGATATAATAGTTGAACGCCGATTTCTTCCTCCAGGCGGGCGATTCTCTTGCTAACCACTGAATTTGTAAGGCTATTTGCTTCCGCCACCTTACTAAAACTTCCTAATTCTACAACCTGAGCAAACAGGATTAAGTCATCTGCACGCATTTATTATACCAATTTTGGAATTAATCATTTTCATTATTTCCCTATATCAGTAAAAAATAAAGGGTTAAATTCACTTTGGATTAACAAAAACGTCACAATCATAAAATACCAAGAGGCTCTTAAGAGCCCGGTTTAATATAATTTAAGGACATTTCAATGAGTGAAACACTACTTGCCCTTCTGGCTTTTTCACCAATTTTGGTGGCAGCCATTCTACTGGTAGGCCTTAACTGGCCAGCAAAACGTGCGATGCCTGTGGCATTTGCTCTTACCGTTGTCGTCGCCCTGTTTGCATGGGACATGTCAACAACACGCGTACTCGCTTCTGTATTTCAGGGGCTCGGAATTACCGTGTCTGTACTCTGGATTGTGTTTGGTGCCATCTTCTTGCTTAACACTTTAAAACACACCGGCGCAATCTCTACTATCCGTAACGGCTTCACCAATATCTCTCCGGACCGACGCGTTCAGGCAATCATCATTGCCTGGTGTTTTGGCTCGTTTATAGAGGGAGCTTCCGGTTTCGGCACCCCTGCTGCCATTGCTGCACCTCTGCTGGTTGCTATCGGCTTCCCTGCCCTTGCTGCTGTATTGATGGGAATGATGATCCAGTCAACTCCGGTCTCTTTCGGAGCAGTAGGAACACCTATTATCGTCGGTGTTAACAAAGGTCTGGATACTCATAATATCGGTGAAGCCCTGATTGCAAACGGCTCTAACTGGGAGGCGTACCTTCAGCAAATCACCTCAAGTGTTGCCCTTATCCACGCCAGCGTAGGTACTCTGATGCCAGTGCTTATGGCCATGATGCTGACCCGCTTCTTTGGCAAAAACAGAAGCTGGACTGAAGGTCTGGATATTCTTCCTTTCGCAATTTTTGCCGGTCTCTCTTTCACGGTTCCTTATGCTCTTACAGGTGTTTTCCTCGGTGCTGAGTTCCCGTCACTGATTGGCGGATTAGTCGGCCTTGCAATCGTGGTTACTGCGGCCAAAAATGGATTTCTTATCCCTAACTCAACATGGGACTTTGAAGATGAGAAAAAATGGCCTTCTGAGTGGCTTGGCTCGCTTAAAATTGACCTGAATGAAACTAATACAAAGCCTATGAGCATGGCAATGGCCTGGCTACCCTACGTATTGCTGGCAGTAATTCTGGTAGCAAGCCGTGTAAGTGCAGAATTTAAAGGTATGCTACGCGACGTAAGTCTGTCATTTAGCAATATCCTTGGCGAAGCGGGTATCAGCACTGCTATTCAGCCGCTATATCTTCCGGGTGGTATTTTAGTGTTTGTCGCACTGATCGCTGTATTACTGCAATCGAGAAGTGTTACCCCTCTTGCAAAGGCTTTTGGTGAGTCAAGTAAAACACTGATTGGTGCAGGCTTTGTCTTGGTATTTACTATCCCTATGGTTCGTATTTTCATTAACTCTGGTGTGAATGCGGCAGATCTTGCCAGTATGCCAGTAACCACTGCCAATCTGGCAGCAGGTTATGTAGGAGAGGCTTTCCCTGCCCTAAGTGCTACCGTTGGTGCGTTGGGTGCCTTTATTGCCGGTTCCAATACGGTTTCCAATATGATGTTTAGCCAGTTCCAGTTCGAGGTGGCACAAACACTGACCATATCCAGTGCTGTTGTTGTGGCTCTTCAGGCTGTTGGTGCAGCAGCAGGGAACATGATTGCTATCCATAACGTTGTAGCAGCATCAGCAACGGTAGGCCTGCTTGGCCGTGAAGGAGCAACTCTTCGCAAAACCGTTATCCCGACAATCTACTATCTGCTGGTAACAGGTATTATTGGTTTAGTCGCTATTTACGGACTGCATATTACTGATGCATTAATGAGCTAATCAAAACCTAAACCGTTAAGCGCAAGCTTTCACAGTTGCAAGTTTCGGCGGATATTAATAACAAATTAAAAGGCGTTATCGTGCTTTCATCAACTCGATAACGCCTTTTTTATTTATCAGTTACTAATTCCGGCTAATTGTTACTTAGCTAATAGCTTTATTGGCCCTTAAAACCCTATAAAATTAGTATCTAACTTCACCACAAATAACATTCAAAAATCTAATTTACAAGGCAGACTCAACGTTAAAATCAAACATCTTAGCTTAATTTATTTTCAATAAAAGTAAATAATCACCATCTGGCCATCTATAAATTTAATTTATGAACACCCTGATTTACTTAGAGCTTTATACACCATACTGTGTCTATATCGCACAATTACTATTACTAGCAACGGCTAAATAAAGGCAATTATATTGTCATTAAAGCAGTTATTTTATCTTGCCTGACAGGTATTACACTAACGCTGGTAAATATAGTTTGTAGGTGTCTTCAATGTCGGTTCGTAAAACCAGCGAGCCCCCATACCGACTATAGTGTACTCATAGGTTTCACCATCATCATATGATCTGCTCTGGCTAAGCAGCGTGGCAGACTGAAGCGCTTCCTCTATCTGTTTATTGTATCTGGAGAATTCCTCTTCAGTCAGGCGCAAGCGTGAGGTGAGAAAGAACTTGCTTTTATCGTTCTCTGCAATTTCCTGCAGTTCATGCTTCAAGCCATCAATAGTCTGATTCTTAAAGTATGATGCACACAGAGCTGATTCGCGAAACACTATATGCTGTGGCACCATTAGTTTGAAATTTAACCCTGTACTTATCTTGATTAAGTCTACCTTTTCCAGTTCTCTCAAATATAGATACAAGGATGTCTCTTCTAACTCATACAGCTGAATAAGTTGCTCCGCGGCAAAATTTTCATACAGTACCTTACTAAATATTGAGTACAATTCAGGGCGTTTATAGAAGAGCTCGTCCTGCTGAACGGTGTAGTAAGGCGTTACCAGTAACGACTTTTCTGCTGAGCTGATTACTTTTGATAGAGGCACATTAATGATTTCACAGATATCAATACACCTTTCCATGGATATCGACTGATGAAGATTCATCATGCGCTTTACGCTGACTTCAGATATGTTCATCTTCTCCGCCAACATTTTGTAAGAAATGCCTTCCTTTTTTAGCTGTCTTTTCAGCATCTTACAAATTTCCCGATTGAGCTTTTCCATACTACTTTACCTACAAGCATTAAATAATGTTCTGATAAACGGAACAACTGTATAAGCAGAGCCTTAGCACATTCGCTTATATAAATTGACCAACAAAACTAGCCTGATGTTGAACAGACCTCTTAAATATTAAAGTCAGTAACCGACAGATTTGGGCTTTTTCTGTCATGAACTATTCTCAGACTAAATAGTTTTAATGGAATGTATGAGCGTTATAAATAAGCTAGTTAACTTCATTCCTGTCTTAATTTAAAAGTATCTCTGAAATAAATTCATCCAGTCATAACATCAATTGTATATGATACTGTGACCTCCCGAAACCGACCTTTATCTTCCAATGGACAAATAATCGCAGTTACTTTTGATACTATAAGTATCAATTTATGACACCAGAATAACGACTTTATCCGCCAGAGAATATATAACACTTATTAAGTATAGAAATTAGCATTACGAAAAAATAAACTAATTGACAGCTAATATTTCTTCTAACACTTTTATTAAACCACCTGAAATAAAACAAAAATTTTGTTATTCCGATTTCATTAGCAAATAGTAATTTCATTCTAATGAACTGATCAGCATAGGCCGGAACTACAATTTTACACAACGGAACTGAGTATTATGAAACCATTGAACCTTGCGATCTGTTCACTATTGAAAGCAGAGATTAAAAATAGTGGCATATCCTATCAACAGCTAGCCAGACAAACTGACACATCTGAGCTTGAACTGAGACAATGTCTAAATCACCATCGCCCTTTTCCCATTGCGACTGTACTTGCGCTCGCCCACGCTCTCGGTATGCCACTCTCTCAGCTTGTGACAGAAGCTGAGCGAAGCTGTCAGGGTTCTTCTACAAGCAAAGAAAAACCCTCTGCTAATCAGACTCCAGTCATGCAACCTCTCCCTCTATCCCAAAGATAATGGTACTATTGGCGCCATTAACGCTGGAGGGAGCGCCCATTGTGCAGAAAACCCGCAGTTCTGATTACTGCACAGCCACTCTTTCTTATACTCCGCCAGCAAGACCATAAACCGAAAAGGCTATAGTTTTAAATGGTTAACAATAATATCCAGTGGTTTCCTGGCCATATGCATAAGGCAAGAAAGGAGATCGAAGAGTGTATTCCGCAAGTCGATGTCATTATTGAAGTTCTTGATGCCCGTATTCCTTTCAGTAGCGAGAATCCTCTTATCTCCACGCTCCGGGGCGATAAACCTTGCGTAAAGGTACTGAATAAACGTGATCTGGCCGACCCTGAATCGACTCAAAAATGGATCGACCATTTCGAACAGGAGAGTGGCGTTAAAGCTATGGCCATTACCACTTCGATACCTCAGGAAGTGCATAAGATTATGGAACTGTGCCGCAAGCTGGCACCTAACCGTGAAGCCATGGGCAAAAACATTCGCACCATGATTATGGGCATTCCCAATGTGGGTAAATCAACCATTATCAATACTCTGGCTGGCAGAACTATCGCCCAGACCGGTAACCAGCCGGCAGTAACGCGTCGCCAGCAACGTATTAATCTGCAAAACGGCATTGTTCTTTCTGATACTCCGGGCATTTTGTGGCCTAAAGTAGAAAACCCGCATAGTGGTTTCAGGCTGGCAGCAACAGGTGCCATTAAAGACACCGCCATGGAGTATGATGAAGTTGCTTTTTATACCGTTGAGTATCTGGCCGCCCAATACCCGCAGTTGCTAAAAGAGCGCTATAAAATTGATGAACTTCCGGAGAGTGAGCTTGAATTGATGGAAGCCATTGGCAGTAAACGTGGTTGCCTGCGTGCAGGCGGACGGGTTGATCTGCACAAAGCGTCTGAAATTCTGCTTCATGAACTTCGTGACGGAACATTAGGCCTGATCACTCTGGAACTGCCTCATATGATCGATAAAGAGCTGGTTGAAGTAGCCGAAGAGACGGCCAGAAAAGAAGAAGCAAAAGCGAAGAAGAAAGAGGAGCGCAGAAAGCGTTACCTGAGAAACAAACGCTAAGCTCTGCTTGAAAACTCAACACCAAGAAGGAAGCTTATCGCTTCCTTCTTCTGTTTTACTTGCTTGAATGGTTATACGAAAA
This is a stretch of genomic DNA from Vibrio sp. SCSIO 43137. It encodes these proteins:
- a CDS encoding LysR family transcriptional regulator; the encoded protein is MRADDLILFAQVVELGSFSKVAEANSLTNSVVSKRIARLEEEIGVQLLYRTTRKLTLTEAGKVLTNGAKNVKQSTQEAMDAVAGFGESVSGNIKMSVPTISGDLILADAVAEFCNMHPGLSVDMSLDNRFVDLVEGGYDLVIRTGYLEDSSLIARHILDSQWVVCASPSYIARNGKPTDPQHLAQHNCLQYAYQTTGASEWEFKGSDGNYIVRVSGSFSTDNATALRKAALGGHGIAYVPRCLVYHDFRNGQLVDLFPEQVGKRLGIYAVYPFTRQPPNKVKLLIEHIRARYLAISHYF
- the ylqF gene encoding ribosome biogenesis GTPase YlqF; translation: MVNNNIQWFPGHMHKARKEIEECIPQVDVIIEVLDARIPFSSENPLISTLRGDKPCVKVLNKRDLADPESTQKWIDHFEQESGVKAMAITTSIPQEVHKIMELCRKLAPNREAMGKNIRTMIMGIPNVGKSTIINTLAGRTIAQTGNQPAVTRRQQRINLQNGIVLSDTPGILWPKVENPHSGFRLAATGAIKDTAMEYDEVAFYTVEYLAAQYPQLLKERYKIDELPESELELMEAIGSKRGCLRAGGRVDLHKASEILLHELRDGTLGLITLELPHMIDKELVEVAEETARKEEAKAKKKEERRKRYLRNKR
- a CDS encoding helix-turn-helix domain-containing protein, with the protein product MEKLNREICKMLKRQLKKEGISYKMLAEKMNISEVSVKRMMNLHQSISMERCIDICEIINVPLSKVISSAEKSLLVTPYYTVQQDELFYKRPELYSIFSKVLYENFAAEQLIQLYELEETSLYLYLRELEKVDLIKISTGLNFKLMVPQHIVFRESALCASYFKNQTIDGLKHELQEIAENDKSKFFLTSRLRLTEEEFSRYNKQIEEALQSATLLSQSRSYDDGETYEYTIVGMGARWFYEPTLKTPTNYIYQR
- a CDS encoding L-lactate permease; the encoded protein is MSETLLALLAFSPILVAAILLVGLNWPAKRAMPVAFALTVVVALFAWDMSTTRVLASVFQGLGITVSVLWIVFGAIFLLNTLKHTGAISTIRNGFTNISPDRRVQAIIIAWCFGSFIEGASGFGTPAAIAAPLLVAIGFPALAAVLMGMMIQSTPVSFGAVGTPIIVGVNKGLDTHNIGEALIANGSNWEAYLQQITSSVALIHASVGTLMPVLMAMMLTRFFGKNRSWTEGLDILPFAIFAGLSFTVPYALTGVFLGAEFPSLIGGLVGLAIVVTAAKNGFLIPNSTWDFEDEKKWPSEWLGSLKIDLNETNTKPMSMAMAWLPYVLLAVILVASRVSAEFKGMLRDVSLSFSNILGEAGISTAIQPLYLPGGILVFVALIAVLLQSRSVTPLAKAFGESSKTLIGAGFVLVFTIPMVRIFINSGVNAADLASMPVTTANLAAGYVGEAFPALSATVGALGAFIAGSNTVSNMMFSQFQFEVAQTLTISSAVVVALQAVGAAAGNMIAIHNVVAASATVGLLGREGATLRKTVIPTIYYLLVTGIIGLVAIYGLHITDALMS